A single window of Drosophila suzukii chromosome 3, CBGP_Dsuzu_IsoJpt1.0, whole genome shotgun sequence DNA harbors:
- the Sfp84E gene encoding uncharacterized protein Sfp84E, with translation MRLYVIVFIYCILLVILPKISEASRTALRGHHRSLVKPKHASIRGRTNETAGATEVATATTAAAAKSKLKLGDLTEKMYNHCQDIFKEKNLVSHVIRGMIGGILDRLHEVCLDKPIHPLIHRVFTEILLCGGSLSEAVDVVIDIIFGRFERKCRERPGFHSVYVLTSADNEVVETKHIK, from the exons ATG AGACTCTACGTCATCGTATTTATATACTGCATACTACTAGTTATTCTGCCCAAAATTTCGGAAGCTAGTAGAACAGCTCTGAGAGGGCATCACCGAAGTTTGGTAAAACCAAAGCATGCTTCCATTAGGGGCAGAACTAACGAAACTGCTGGGGCTACTGAAGTTGCAACGGCAACGACAGCGGCAGCGGCAAAAAGCAAACTTAAATTGGGCGATCTTACGGAAAAGATGTATAATCACTGCCAGGATATATTTAAGGAAAAGAATTTGGTTAGCCATGTGATTCGTGGCATGATCGGCGGAATTTTGGATCGACTTCACGAAGTGTGTCTGGACAAACCCATCCACCCACTTATCCACAGAGTCTTTACGGAAATACTTTTATGTGGAGGGAGCTTGTCGGAAGCCGTGGACGTCGTCATTGACATTATATTTGGGCGGTTTGAAAGAAAATGCAGGGAAAGACCTGGATTCCATAGTGTTTATGTTCTTACCAGTGCGGATAACGAAGTAGTGGAGACGAAGCATATCAAATAA